A portion of the Helicobacter pylori NQ4053 genome contains these proteins:
- a CDS encoding ABC transporter permease: MGAILSILKLEIKSYLTNTSALFWTFIYPILMLLLLIFVFSKNTTEIFYFNNIIGLMGLLIISSAIFGLTQAITSSRSHNIFLFYMLSPATFKQITLALIASRLIVVILYAFIFIVLSFYALNIITILNFKALILGFVSVFSSALFCFCLAIFVARIFQNEQSILGFCNIINLYALMSCNVFVPLEYLPNIGQLFIKTSIFYYLNQLLIKAFQGIDTILVLATSTFFIIGGIILFLLSANRMLLTPKERMR, translated from the coding sequence GTGGGAGCAATTCTATCTATCCTAAAACTTGAAATCAAATCTTATCTCACCAATACAAGCGCGCTATTTTGGACTTTTATTTATCCTATTTTAATGCTCCTATTACTGATTTTTGTTTTTTCAAAAAATACCACTGAAATATTTTATTTTAATAATATTATAGGTCTAATGGGACTCCTTATTATTTCTAGTGCGATCTTTGGTCTCACTCAAGCTATAACAAGCTCTAGATCGCATAATATATTCTTGTTCTACATGCTATCACCAGCAACTTTCAAACAAATAACTCTAGCATTAATCGCTTCAAGACTAATCGTTGTAATCCTATATGCTTTTATCTTTATTGTTCTCTCTTTTTATGCGCTCAATATCATCACTATTCTTAATTTTAAAGCGCTTATTTTGGGGTTTGTTAGTGTTTTTTCAAGCGCATTGTTTTGTTTTTGCTTGGCCATTTTTGTAGCTAGAATTTTTCAAAACGAACAAAGCATCTTAGGATTTTGTAATATCATCAATCTCTATGCGCTAATGTCTTGTAACGTTTTTGTTCCTTTAGAATACCTACCTAATATTGGCCAATTATTTATCAAAACATCTATTTTTTACTACCTTAATCAACTTCTAATCAAAGCTTTTCAAGGGATTGATACTATACTGGTTTTAGCAACTTCAACATTTTTCATTATTGGTGGCATTATTTTATTTTTACTAAGTGCTAATCGCATGTTACTAACACCAAAAGAACGCATGCGTTAA
- the ligA gene encoding NAD-dependent DNA ligase LigA has translation MIKSQKEYLERIEYLNTLSHHYYNLDESIVSDAVYDELYQELKAYEEENPNDIQANSPTQKVGAITTNSFNKNPHLMRMWSLDDVFNQSELQAWLQRILKVYPNASFVCSPKLDGVSLNLLYQHGKLVKATTRGNGLEGELVSANAKHIANIPHFIAYDGEIEIRGEVIISKEDFDALNKERLNANEPLFANPRNAASGSLRQLDSEITKKRKLQFIPWGVGKHSLNFLSFKECLDFIVSLGFSAIQYLSLNKNHQEIEDNYHTLIREREGFFALLDGMVIVVNELDIQKELGYTQKSPKFACAYKFPALEKHTKIIGVINQVGRSGAITPVAVLEPVEIAGAIITKATLHNYSEIEKKNIMLNDRVVVIRSGDVIPKIIKPLETYRDGSQHKIERPKVCPICSHELLCEEIFTYCQNLNCPARLKESLIHFASKDALNIQGLGDKVIEQLFEEKLIVNALDLYALKLEDLMRLDKFKIKKAQNLLDAIQKSKNPPLWRLINALGIEHIGKGASKTLAKYGLNVLEKSEAEFLEMEGFGVEMARSLVNFYASNQEFIRSLFDLLNPKNSDMTEEKQESSSVFNHKTIVLTGTLSKPRQEYAQMLENLGAKISSSVSAKTDFLIVGENAGSKLALAQKHGVSVLNEEELLKRLKELN, from the coding sequence ATGATAAAAAGCCAAAAAGAATATTTAGAAAGAATTGAATATTTAAACACCCTATCGCACCATTATTACAACCTTGATGAGTCAATCGTAAGCGATGCGGTCTATGATGAACTTTACCAAGAATTAAAAGCTTATGAAGAAGAAAACCCTAATGATATTCAAGCTAATTCCCCTACCCAAAAAGTGGGGGCTATTACCACCAATTCGTTCAATAAAAACCCCCATTTAATGCGGATGTGGAGCTTAGATGATGTGTTCAATCAAAGTGAATTGCAAGCGTGGTTGCAACGCATTTTAAAAGTTTATCCTAACGCTTCATTCGTGTGCTCGCCCAAACTTGATGGGGTTTCGCTCAATCTTTTGTATCAACATGGCAAGCTAGTGAAAGCGACCACTAGGGGCAATGGCTTAGAAGGAGAATTAGTTAGTGCAAACGCTAAACACATCGCTAATATCCCCCATTTTATCGCTTATGATGGAGAAATAGAAATCAGGGGCGAAGTGATCATTTCTAAAGAGGATTTTGACGCTTTAAACAAAGAACGCCTAAACGCTAATGAACCCCTATTCGCTAACCCTAGAAATGCCGCATCAGGGAGTTTGAGGCAACTTGATAGTGAAATCACTAAAAAGCGTAAATTGCAATTCATCCCTTGGGGTGTGGGCAAGCATTCTTTAAATTTCCTAAGTTTTAAGGAGTGTTTGGATTTTATCGTCTCGTTAGGTTTTAGCGCCATTCAATACTTAAGCTTAAACAAAAACCACCAAGAAATAGAAGACAATTACCACACCCTGATTAGAGAAAGGGAGGGCTTTTTTGCCCTTTTAGACGGCATGGTGATCGTTGTGAATGAATTGGATATTCAAAAGGAGCTAGGCTACACGCAAAAATCCCCTAAATTCGCTTGCGCTTATAAATTCCCGGCTCTAGAAAAACACACCAAAATCATAGGAGTCATCAACCAAGTGGGGCGCAGCGGGGCGATAACCCCAGTCGCTGTTTTAGAGCCTGTAGAAATCGCTGGAGCTATAATTACGAAAGCGACCTTGCACAATTATTCTGAAATTGAAAAAAAGAATATCATGCTTAATGATAGGGTCGTTGTCATTAGAAGCGGCGATGTGATCCCTAAAATCATCAAACCTTTAGAAACTTATAGAGACGGCTCGCAACACAAAATTGAACGCCCCAAAGTTTGCCCCATATGCTCGCATGAGCTTTTGTGCGAAGAGATTTTTACTTATTGTCAAAACCTTAATTGCCCGGCAAGGTTGAAAGAAAGCTTGATTCATTTCGCTTCTAAGGACGCCTTAAACATTCAAGGCTTGGGCGATAAAGTCATAGAGCAACTTTTTGAAGAAAAACTCATTGTTAACGCCCTAGATTTGTATGCTTTAAAATTGGAAGATTTAATGCGGCTAGACAAATTTAAAATTAAAAAAGCTCAAAACCTATTAGACGCTATTCAAAAAAGCAAAAACCCTCCTTTATGGCGTTTGATTAACGCTTTAGGGATTGAGCATATCGGTAAGGGAGCGAGTAAAACGCTGGCTAAATACGGCTTAAATGTGTTAGAAAAAAGCGAAGCTGAGTTTTTAGAAATGGAAGGCTTTGGGGTGGAAATGGCACGCTCTTTAGTCAATTTTTATGCGAGCAATCAGGAATTTATCCGATCGTTATTTGATTTGTTGAACCCTAAAAACAGCGATATGACTGAAGAAAAGCAAGAAAGCTCTTCTGTTTTCAATCATAAAACGATTGTTTTAACCGGCACGCTTTCTAAACCACGGCAAGAATACGCTCAAATGTTGGAAAATTTAGGGGCAAAAATTTCTTCAAGCGTGAGCGCTAAAACCGATTTTTTAATCGTTGGAGAAAACGCCGGCTCAAAACTCGCTCTAGCACAAAAACATGGCGTGAGCGTTTTGAATGAAGAAGAATTATTAAAGCGCCTTAAGGAATTGAATTGA
- a CDS encoding chemotaxis protein: MVRDIDKTTSLHLNNEAQFLCFRLDAEKDAQLYGLNIFKIREIIHYDGEVTEILGGSDGVMLGFLSVRGESIPLVDVKRWLHYNANDPSRDLKECSVKDDHNLVIVCHFSNHSIALKVLKIERIIHKNWTEISAGDKQGINEEGKLSAITRFDEQRVVQILDVEKMISDVFPSLKDLDDLTLRCIEAIQSQKLILIAEDSLSALKTLEKIVQTLELRYLAFPNGRELLDYLYEKEHYQQVGVVITDLEMPVISGFEVLKTIKADSRTEHLPVIINSSMSSDSNRQLAQSLEADGFVVKSNILEIHEMLKKTLS; encoded by the coding sequence GTGGTAAGAGATATTGACAAAACGACTTCGTTGCACTTAAATAACGAAGCGCAATTTCTATGCTTTAGATTAGATGCAGAAAAAGACGCCCAACTTTATGGCTTAAACATTTTTAAGATCCGAGAAATTATCCATTATGACGGAGAGGTTACAGAGATTCTTGGAGGGAGCGATGGCGTGATGCTTGGGTTTCTTAGCGTTAGGGGCGAATCCATTCCTTTAGTGGATGTGAAAAGGTGGTTGCATTATAACGCTAATGATCCGAGCCGTGATCTAAAAGAATGCAGCGTTAAAGATGACCATAATTTAGTGATCGTGTGCCATTTTTCTAACCATTCCATCGCTCTAAAGGTTTTAAAAATTGAAAGGATTATTCATAAAAATTGGACTGAGATTAGCGCCGGGGACAAACAAGGCATTAATGAAGAGGGTAAGCTTAGCGCTATCACCCGTTTTGATGAACAACGAGTGGTGCAGATCTTGGATGTGGAAAAAATGATTAGCGATGTTTTCCCTAGCTTGAAAGATTTAGACGATTTGACTTTGCGTTGCATAGAAGCCATTCAAAGCCAAAAACTCATTTTAATCGCTGAAGATTCCTTAAGCGCTCTTAAAACCCTAGAAAAGATCGTTCAAACTTTAGAATTGCGTTATTTAGCCTTTCCAAATGGGAGGGAATTGTTGGATTATTTGTATGAAAAAGAACATTACCAACAGGTCGGCGTGGTCATTACGGATTTAGAAATGCCCGTTATTTCAGGGTTTGAAGTGTTAAAAACCATTAAAGCTGATAGCAGGACTGAGCATCTTCCTGTGATTATCAATTCGTCCATGAGCAGCGATTCTAATCGCCAATTAGCCCAATCTTTAGAAGCGGATGGTTTTGTGGTAAAATCTAACATTCTTGAAATCCATGAAATGCTTAAAAAAACGCTTTCATAA
- the aspS gene encoding aspartate--tRNA ligase, with the protein MRSHFCTEISEKDVGKIIKVAGWCNTYRDHGGVVFIDLRDKSGLVQLVCDPSSKAYEKALEVRSEFVLVAKGRVRLRGAGLENPKLKTGKIEIVLEELVIENKSATPPIEIGNKNVNEDLRLKYRYLDLRSLNAYEIFKLRSEVALITRNALAQKGFLEIETPILSKTTPEGARDYLVPSRVHEGEFFALPQSPQLFKQLLMVGGMDRYFQIARCFRDEDLRADRQPEFTQIDAEMSFCDEDDVMGVVEDLLQEIFKAIGHTISKPFKRMPYKEAMENYGSDKPDLRFELPLIEVGDCFMDSSNAIFSNIAKDPKNKRIKALNVKGADALFSRSVLKELEEFVRQFGAKGLAYLQIKEDGIKGPLVKFLSEKGLKNILEKTDAQVGDIVFFGAGDKKIVLDYMGRLRLKVAETLDLIDKDALNFLWVVNFPMFEKTENGYHAAHHPFTMPKNIECEDIEEIEAHAYDVVLNGVELGGGSIRIHKEEMQKKVFEKINIHEEEAQKKFGFLLEALKFGAPPHGGFAIGFDRLIMLMTKSSSIRDVIAFPKTQKASCLLTNAPSPINEEQLRELHIRLRK; encoded by the coding sequence ATGCGAAGTCATTTCTGCACAGAAATTAGTGAAAAAGATGTGGGTAAAATCATCAAAGTGGCCGGGTGGTGTAACACTTATAGAGACCATGGAGGCGTGGTTTTTATTGATTTAAGGGATAAAAGCGGTTTGGTGCAACTAGTCTGTGATCCTAGCTCTAAGGCTTATGAAAAGGCTTTAGAAGTCAGGAGTGAATTTGTGCTAGTGGCTAAAGGAAGAGTGCGTTTGAGAGGCGCTGGGTTAGAAAACCCTAAACTAAAAACGGGTAAAATTGAAATTGTTTTAGAAGAGTTAGTCATTGAAAATAAAAGCGCTACCCCACCGATTGAAATCGGCAATAAAAATGTGAATGAAGATTTGCGCTTGAAATACCGCTATTTGGATTTACGCTCTTTGAACGCTTATGAAATCTTTAAATTGCGCAGCGAAGTGGCTCTTATTACTCGTAACGCTTTAGCTCAAAAGGGCTTTTTAGAGATTGAAACCCCCATTTTGTCTAAAACCACGCCTGAGGGGGCTAGGGATTATTTAGTGCCAAGCAGGGTGCATGAGGGCGAATTTTTCGCGCTTCCCCAAAGCCCGCAATTGTTCAAACAGCTTTTAATGGTGGGGGGAATGGACAGGTATTTTCAAATCGCTCGTTGCTTTAGAGATGAAGATTTGAGGGCGGACAGGCAGCCAGAATTCACGCAGATTGATGCGGAAATGAGTTTTTGCGATGAAGATGATGTGATGGGCGTGGTGGAAGATTTGTTGCAAGAGATTTTTAAAGCGATTGGGCATACTATTTCTAAACCTTTTAAACGCATGCCTTATAAGGAAGCGATGGAAAATTACGGGAGCGATAAGCCGGATTTACGCTTTGAATTGCCTTTAATAGAAGTGGGGGATTGTTTTATGGACAGCTCAAACGCTATTTTTTCTAATATCGCAAAAGATCCTAAAAACAAACGCATTAAAGCTTTGAACGTTAAGGGGGCTGATGCGCTTTTTAGCCGCAGCGTTTTAAAAGAATTAGAAGAATTTGTACGCCAATTTGGGGCTAAAGGCTTGGCGTATTTGCAGATTAAAGAAGATGGGATTAAAGGGCCTTTAGTTAAATTTTTGAGCGAAAAGGGGCTTAAAAATATTTTAGAAAAGACTGATGCACAAGTTGGGGATATTGTCTTTTTTGGAGCCGGGGATAAAAAAATCGTGTTAGATTACATGGGGCGTTTGCGCTTGAAGGTGGCTGAAACGCTTGATTTGATTGATAAAGACGCTTTGAATTTTTTATGGGTGGTCAATTTCCCCATGTTTGAAAAAACCGAAAACGGCTATCATGCCGCGCACCACCCCTTTACGATGCCTAAAAATATAGAATGCGAAGACATAGAAGAAATTGAAGCGCATGCGTATGATGTGGTGCTTAATGGCGTGGAGCTTGGTGGGGGAAGCATAAGGATTCATAAAGAAGAAATGCAAAAAAAAGTCTTTGAAAAAATCAATATCCATGAAGAAGAAGCGCAAAAGAAATTTGGCTTTTTATTAGAAGCGCTAAAGTTTGGTGCTCCTCCTCATGGGGGCTTTGCGATAGGCTTTGATCGCTTGATCATGCTAATGACAAAATCTAGTAGCATTAGAGATGTGATCGCTTTCCCTAAAACGCAAAAAGCTTCATGCTTATTGACGAACGCGCCTAGCCCCATTAATGAAGAGCAACTAAGAGAATTACACATTCGCTTGAGAAAATAA
- a CDS encoding adenylate kinase, giving the protein MKQLFLIIGAPGSGKTTDAELIAKNNSETIAHFSTGDLLRAESAKKTERGLLIEKFTSQGELVPLEIVVETILAAIKSSSKRIILIDGYPRSVEQMQALDKELNAQNEVILKSVIEVEVNTNTAKERVLGRSRGADDNEVVFHNRMRVFLDPLGEIQNFYKNKKVYKAIDGERSIEEIVNEMQKYILSFAN; this is encoded by the coding sequence ATGAAACAACTATTTTTGATCATTGGAGCCCCAGGGAGTGGTAAAACCACTGACGCAGAGCTTATCGCTAAGAATAACAGCGAAACAATCGCTCATTTTTCTACCGGGGATTTACTAAGGGCTGAGAGCGCTAAAAAGACCGAGCGAGGCTTATTGATTGAGAAATTCACTTCTCAAGGCGAATTAGTGCCTTTAGAAATTGTGGTAGAAACGATCCTTGCAGCGATTAAAAGCTCTAGTAAAAGGATCATTTTAATTGATGGCTATCCTAGGAGCGTGGAGCAAATGCAAGCTTTGGATAAGGAATTGAACGCTCAAAACGAAGTGATCTTAAAAAGCGTGATTGAAGTAGAAGTGAACACAAACACCGCTAAAGAAAGGGTTTTAGGGCGCTCTAGGGGGGCTGATGACAATGAGGTGGTGTTTCATAACCGCATGCGGGTGTTTTTGGATCCGTTGGGTGAGATCCAAAATTTTTACAAGAATAAGAAGGTGTATAAAGCGATCGATGGGGAGAGAAGCATTGAAGAAATCGTGAATGAAATGCAAAAATATATTTTGTCTTTTGCGAATTAA
- a CDS encoding glycosyltransferase family 25 protein, whose protein sequence is MIGVYIISLKESQRRLDTEKLVSESNEKFKGRCVFQIFDAISPKHEDFEKFVQELYDAQSMLKSDWFHSDYCYQELLPQEFGCYLSHYLLWKECVKTNQPVVILEDDVALESNFMQALEDCLKSPFDFVRLYGHYWGGHKTNLHALPIYTETEEAEASIENDEVTPPPNPAQDTQQDSIIETQQDPKELPNPCKIAPQKISFNPVVFRKIKRKLNRFIGSILARTEVYKKLTGKYDELTGKYDELTGKYDELTKKYDDLNKNIAEKYDELMGKYESLLAKEVNIKETFWESRADSEKEALFLEHFYLTSVYVATTAGYYITPKGAKTFIEATERFKIIEPVDMFMNNPTYHDVANLTYLPCPISLNKHAFNSTIQNAKKPDISLKPPRKSYFDNLFYHKFNAQKCLKAFHKYSKQYAPLKTPKEV, encoded by the coding sequence GTGATTGGTGTCTATATCATTTCTTTAAAAGAAAGTCAAAGGCGTTTGGATACTGAAAAACTCGTTTCAGAATCCAATGAAAAATTTAAAGGCCGTTGTGTTTTTCAAATCTTTGACGCTATTAGCCCTAAACATGAAGATTTTGAAAAATTCGTTCAAGAGCTTTATGATGCGCAAAGCATGTTAAAATCCGATTGGTTCCATTCTGATTATTGTTATCAAGAATTATTGCCCCAAGAATTTGGGTGCTATTTAAGCCATTATCTTTTATGGAAAGAATGCGTCAAAACAAACCAACCGGTCGTTATTTTAGAAGATGATGTAGCATTAGAGTCTAATTTCATGCAAGCCTTAGAAGATTGCTTGAAAAGCCCTTTTGATTTTGTGAGACTCTATGGGCATTATTGGGGAGGCCATAAAACCAACTTGCACGCTCTCCCTATCTATACAGAAACTGAAGAGGCTGAAGCGTCTATTGAAAATGATGAAGTTACCCCCCCCCCCAATCCCGCACAAGATACGCAACAAGACTCTATTATTGAAACGCAACAAGACCCTAAAGAACTACCTAATCCTTGCAAAATAGCACCCCAAAAAATCTCTTTTAATCCAGTGGTTTTTAGAAAAATTAAAAGAAAGCTCAACCGCTTTATTGGAAGCATTTTAGCTCGGACAGAAGTGTATAAGAAACTCACAGGAAAATACGATGAACTCACAGGAAAATACGATGAACTCACAGGAAAATACGATGAACTCACCAAAAAATACGATGATCTCAATAAGAATATTGCGGAAAAATACGACGAACTCATGGGAAAATACGAATCCTTATTGGCAAAAGAGGTAAACATCAAAGAGACTTTTTGGGAATCTCGTGCTGATAGTGAAAAAGAAGCACTATTTTTAGAGCATTTTTACCTCACCAGCGTGTATGTGGCCACTACGGCAGGCTACTATATCACGCCTAAGGGCGCTAAAACCTTTATAGAAGCCACGGAGCGTTTTAAAATCATAGAGCCGGTGGATATGTTTATGAACAATCCCACTTACCATGATGTTGCTAATCTAACTTATTTGCCTTGCCCTATTTCTTTAAACAAGCATGCTTTCAATAGCACCATTCAAAATGCAAAAAAGCCTGACATTTCATTAAAACCCCCTAGAAAATCCTATTTTGATAATCTTTTTTACCATAAATTTAACGCTCAAAAGTGCTTAAAAGCCTTTCACAAATACAGCAAACAATACGCTCCTTTAAAAACCCCTAAAGAGGTTTAA
- the ppa gene encoding inorganic diphosphatase, whose product MNLDQLEVSHDADSLCVVIEISKHSNIKYELDKESGALMVDRVLYGAQNYPANYGFVPNTLGSDGDPVDALVLSDVAFQAGSVVKARLVGVLNMEDESGMDEKLIALPIDKIDPTHSYVKDIDDLSKHTLDKIKHFFETYKDLEPNKWVKVKGFENKESAIKVLEKAIKAYQG is encoded by the coding sequence ATGAATTTAGACCAATTAGAAGTGAGCCATGACGCTGATTCTTTGTGCGTGGTGATTGAAATATCCAAGCATTCTAATATCAAATATGAATTGGATAAAGAAAGCGGGGCTTTAATGGTGGATAGGGTGCTTTATGGGGCGCAAAATTACCCCGCAAATTACGGCTTTGTGCCTAACACTTTAGGATCTGATGGCGACCCTGTAGATGCACTGGTTTTAAGCGATGTGGCTTTTCAAGCCGGAAGCGTGGTGAAAGCGCGCTTGGTTGGGGTTTTGAACATGGAAGATGAAAGCGGGATGGATGAAAAACTAATCGCTCTACCCATAGATAAGATCGATCCCACGCATTCCTATGTCAAAGATATTGATGATTTGTCCAAACACACTTTGGATAAAATCAAGCATTTTTTTGAAACTTACAAGGATTTAGAGCCTAATAAATGGGTGAAAGTCAAGGGGTTTGAAAACAAAGAGAGCGCGATTAAGGTTTTAGAGAAAGCCATAAAAGCCTATCAAGGCTAA
- a CDS encoding endonuclease MutS2, with amino-acid sequence MNNNNNNTPPKPLEESLDLKEFIALFKTFFAKERDTIALENDLKQTFTYLNEVDAIGLPTPKSVKESDLIVIKLTKLGTLHLDEIFEIVKRLRYIVILQNAFKTFTHLKFHERLNAIILPPFFNDLIALLDDEGQIKQGANATLDALNESLNRLKKESIKIIHHYAHSKELAPYLVDTQSHLKHGYECLLLKSGFSSAIKGVVLERSANGYFYLLPESVQKIAQKIAQIGNEIDCCIVEMCQTLSRSLQKHLLFLKFLFKEFDFLDSLQARLNFAKAYNLEFVMPSFTQKKIILENFSHPILKEPKPLNLKFEKSMLAVTGVNAGGKTMLLKSLLSAAFLSKHLIPMKINAHHSIIPYFKEIHAIINDPQNSANNISTFAGRMKQFSALLSKENMLLGVDEIELGTDADEASSLYKTLLEKLLKQNNQIIITTHHKRLSVLMAENQEVELLAALYDEEKERPTYTFLKGVIGKSYAFETALRYGVPHFLIEKAKAFYGEDKEKLNVLIENSSALERELKQKNERLENALKEQEDLKNAWLLEMEKQKEIFHHKKLELEKSYQQALNILKSEVASKDTSSMHKEIHKASEILNRHKTDQEIPQTITSFQTNEKARYKNESVMVIQILDKGYYLVETELGMRLKAHGSWLKQIQKPSKNKFKPTKTTIPKPKEASLRLDLRGQRSEEALDLLDAFLNDALLGGFEEVLICHGKGSGILEKFVKEFLKNHPKVVSFSDAPINLGGSGVKIVKL; translated from the coding sequence ATGAATAATAATAATAATAATACCCCACCCAAACCCCTAGAAGAAAGCCTGGATTTAAAAGAGTTTATCGCTCTTTTTAAAACCTTTTTTGCCAAAGAAAGAGATACTATTGCTTTAGAAAACGATCTCAAGCAAACTTTCACTTATTTAAACGAAGTGGATGCGATCGGTTTGCCTACTCCTAAAAGCGTGAAAGAAAGCGATCTCATTGTCATCAAACTCACCAAATTAGGGACGCTCCATTTAGATGAAATTTTTGAGATTGTCAAACGATTGCGCTACATTGTCATTTTACAAAACGCTTTTAAAACTTTCACGCATTTAAAATTTCATGAACGCCTTAACGCTATTATTTTACCCCCTTTTTTTAACGATCTAATCGCTTTATTAGATGATGAAGGGCAAATCAAACAAGGGGCGAACGCTACCCTAGACGCTTTGAATGAAAGCTTGAACCGCCTTAAAAAAGAGAGTATAAAAATCATTCATCATTACGCCCACTCTAAAGAGCTTGCCCCTTATTTAGTGGATACGCAAAGCCACCTTAAACATGGTTATGAATGCCTTTTATTAAAGAGTGGGTTTTCTAGTGCGATCAAAGGCGTTGTGCTAGAAAGGAGCGCTAATGGCTATTTCTATCTTTTGCCTGAAAGCGTGCAAAAAATCGCCCAAAAAATCGCCCAAATTGGTAATGAAATAGATTGTTGCATTGTTGAAATGTGCCAAACTCTAAGCCGTAGCTTGCAAAAACATCTTTTATTTTTAAAATTCCTTTTTAAAGAATTTGATTTTTTAGACAGCTTGCAAGCCCGGCTTAATTTCGCTAAAGCCTACAATTTAGAATTTGTCATGCCAAGCTTTACGCAAAAAAAAATAATTTTAGAAAACTTTTCGCACCCCATTTTAAAAGAGCCAAAGCCCTTAAATTTGAAATTTGAAAAATCCATGCTCGCTGTTACCGGCGTGAATGCGGGCGGGAAAACCATGCTCTTAAAATCGCTTTTAAGCGCGGCGTTTTTGAGCAAGCATCTTATTCCTATGAAAATCAACGCTCATCATTCCATTATCCCCTATTTTAAAGAAATCCACGCCATTATTAATGACCCTCAAAACAGCGCGAACAATATCTCTACTTTTGCCGGCAGAATGAAGCAATTTAGCGCTCTTTTATCCAAAGAAAACATGCTTTTAGGCGTTGATGAAATTGAGCTAGGGACTGACGCTGATGAAGCGAGCAGTTTGTATAAAACCCTGTTAGAAAAATTACTCAAACAAAACAACCAAATCATTATCACCACGCACCACAAACGCTTGAGCGTGTTAATGGCAGAAAACCAAGAAGTGGAATTACTGGCCGCTCTTTATGATGAGGAAAAAGAACGGCCCACTTACACTTTTTTAAAAGGGGTTATTGGCAAAAGCTATGCGTTTGAAACCGCTTTGCGCTATGGCGTGCCGCATTTTTTGATTGAAAAAGCGAAAGCCTTCTATGGCGAAGATAAGGAAAAATTGAATGTTTTGATTGAAAATTCCAGTGCGTTAGAAAGGGAATTGAAGCAAAAAAATGAACGTTTAGAGAACGCTTTAAAAGAGCAAGAAGATTTAAAAAACGCATGGCTTTTGGAAATGGAAAAACAAAAAGAAATCTTTCACCATAAAAAATTGGAATTGGAAAAATCCTACCAACAAGCCCTAAATATCTTAAAAAGCGAAGTCGCTTCAAAAGATACCAGCTCCATGCATAAAGAAATCCATAAAGCGAGCGAGATTTTAAACAGGCATAAAACAGACCAAGAGATCCCACAAACAATAACAAGCTTTCAAACTAACGAAAAAGCGCGTTATAAAAATGAAAGCGTGATGGTTATACAAATTTTAGACAAGGGCTATTATTTGGTAGAAACCGAGCTTGGCATGCGCTTAAAAGCGCATGGGAGTTGGTTGAAACAAATCCAAAAACCCTCTAAAAACAAATTCAAACCCACTAAAACAACCATCCCCAAACCCAAAGAAGCGAGCTTGCGCCTTGATTTAAGGGGGCAACGCAGCGAAGAGGCCCTGGATTTACTAGATGCTTTTTTAAACGACGCGCTTTTAGGGGGCTTTGAAGAAGTGCTGATTTGCCATGGCAAGGGGAGCGGGATTTTAGAAAAGTTTGTGAAAGAATTTCTAAAAAACCACCCTAAAGTGGTGAGTTTTAGCGACGCTCCCATTAATTTAGGCGGCAGTGGGGTTAAGATCGTTAAATTGTAG